The Branchiostoma lanceolatum isolate klBraLanc5 chromosome 1, klBraLanc5.hap2, whole genome shotgun sequence genomic sequence ctattgatttgtttgacatttggtagtcattttagatagaaccttagctgttatgaacttctatttcacttaattaccatagtgctgatgattcaatggtgctttttcaaattttatgttttattgcgtgccatgtacataattacattgatagcttttataatgagcctattgtacattttacaaataagtacaagttgtaggccaagaccagctttttcaaaagcacttaagttaagtgacgtaacttcaaaattgctttccccaatctgcctttctctattaaaacagtactcatttcccaaaatgacaatttttcttatagactgaacagcccttgagtgacttcctctggcagattttacttcaagtaaagggaaaagacaattcacactcataaacgtagccgaaacgccagcttttttgaaaagctcttgttatTTCTATAATGTCTATTTCTAACACACACAGTGGCCGAATATAACTCACCACTGATATCTTATTGAACTATCCTTCTCTCGCCCCTCTCTCTATAAAGATGACATTTAAGTATGGTAGACTATGGAAGatgaacacacacaaaacaagacCACATGCTAGCATGTCCATGGAAAAAGATGCAAAAACCAGacgtcctgctgcagtaccaaatcGCTCTTGACCATCAGGTCCACAACACTTACCCACACACCAAACATCATCAcgatccatccagaggttattCCGCCGGACacgcaagcaaacaaacaaacaaacaaacaaacaaacaaacaaacaaacaaacaaacaaaaacaggcaggcagacagacagaccagaaaacGAAGGAACGAACGAAGGAACGAACGAAGGAACGAACGAAcagaccaaaaactatacctccatctttcatggaggtaactagCACCCTTCTGTAGTACAGTGCTTGCAAATTAAGCTATGTGGTCCAAAGACTAaggaaacggagatgggcgccgctaAATTCTGTGAACCCTGTACCGTACAGAAAAGTTCGGACCGGTCACTCAACTCACCTTGAGAAAGACCAGGGCTTGAATCCATTAGGAGTGGGACAAAAATAGCCACTACGTTCTAATTCTGTCTACGTTTCATTTATTCGTGGACTGGAAAAACATACACAGAGAGCGGCAAGAAAAAAACAGTCTTCCACAGTTCGACTCACGGTGCGACACACACAGGCAGTCAAGGAAGCAGCATCTTGTCCTTGTTCCCTCGATGTTTCCCTTTCTTGTTTGTATATCTGTATCTCTATATTTTTCTTACGTTATGTATTCTATCCAGTTGTGCCGCTGATATAACCGCTCCGCTTGTGTACTTTCCGTTGAATGTTTGAATAAAAGTTCAGTCATAATATGAAGGCCAGATGGTGCTAAATACGAATGTTTGGACGATCTCCAAGTGTACCACAGTGAAAATAGACATAACAACAGCGCGCATAGGTATTTGGGGCATTTGTAAGGGCATGTAAGGCCACACTATCTTCaagttgattatatggatgacatccgtgcgcgcatcaatttttgtccgtttaaaaaaaggtatacaacACGTTATGCGACaatattgtaaaaagaaaaataacctgaaaacataacaaatatatgctgtaaatgaaAGGAAGAtatcggaaaacagatacttatgtcgtagaaatccaaagtcaattccaaaggcAAAGAAGAAGACGTGAAAGAAAAATAATAGATAATTCATTGTTTGATATCCCaagttctgtgtgttcagtcaaaTGTCCAACCTTACTGACAACATAGATTTCTTATTATATATAATTTCTGACCACCTTTTTTTCTTCGCATGCTTGCATGAGTGTTTGtgtgcccagaggatgccatccatagaatcaaatcaGGATGGCCTAACGGACGCGTAAAAGAGACAACATTCGTCATGTTGATTCGCCAACTGTACTCTATTCATTTTCCTACAGGGAACAGAGCGAGATGTCTTCTACCCGAGCTGCCGTTATCATTCTAATGATGTCCCTTGCGACTTCATCTGCAGCAGAAGCAAGTAACGAGGTAAACGTCTTAGCCTCAATCCGTGACCAAACTTCACAGGGGGGTAGATACATTAACTAATCAAGTAACAGAAAGAGAATTTTGTCGTACAGTTGTAAAGGATCATTTATCTACGTCTAAATCAAGGACACTTAAGGAGTGAAACATGCCTTAAGTAAGTAAAGAAGTCAGTCTCTAATTAGATGCTTTTTTTCACACAGCTACATGTGTAATACTGCGATGCACCGTCGCAATGTCTAGCGTTTTATTCCGTAAGCTTTACGATCTCCTAAAAGCCTATAGATATTGTCGTTGCTTGCATGGTATGTTTTAGATCCTGTCACATTTGCACGACGATTCTTTGGTAGTACAATTGGCGACCTGGCTGAGATCAGGCGATTTGACTAAGAGTTTAAggaatttcatcgatgaaaagggaatctttttatgctttgtgtattttgtcttcgtcatacttgtacgttttgcatgatatttccattataaagtgaacacaaatccagttcaggACGCAACGGCGAGGTCGCCAACCTACCACCGGTTCAATGAGGCAGGAACTTACCTGACAAATGCTTGAGATATTCGTTGTGTATGACTCTGACTTGTTTGATTTTACAGGACTCCGGTGAGGGGCCACACATCGGACTGAGAGTGCATCGCTTTGGTAAAAACATGGTCTTTTTTTCAAGAATTCACAAAGATGAGAACAAAAACTGTACGAAATGTAAAATGCGACATTTCATCAAAGTTGAGTTGAAGAATATTTCGCATCGTtcgaaaaatacacaatatcattaatattttcatGGGGGAAGCACGACTTGTTAGTTTCCTCTGTCTCTGCCACTgtctcacacaaacacacgtgcacgcgcgcgcacacatccgtgacgcacacacacgcgcgtacACATACTCACAtgtaaacacatgtacatgtgtacacacgCGCActcgcacacatacatacatgcctaCGTACACAACACGGTGacgtacacatacacgcacgcctAGTGACGCACATACACATATCGTATGGCAAGATAACGACGTTTGTCCTAGTCTTTTACCCTCAGTCTTTTATCTAAGGAATATTCTAGGGATCAGATTGACGTATAAAAATGTCACAGAAAACGACCCGTTCCCCCTACTGTTACACTGTAGGTAGCTGTGCGGAGGCCGTGTTCAGACGGTGTTCCGCCCTGCTGGAGGCGATGTACCGTCTCCCCGCCTTCGAGCTGCGCGGTCTGGCCGGCATGCGCCGCTTCTGTGACACAGAGCAGGTTGTGAAAACATTTTGTCAAGAGTTGTTCTTGTTGTCAGTCCAGAATACCCGCGAGTTATGATACTTTGATTACATTTTAACTTAAAGTCCATGTACTTTATTATACGATCCTACTTGATTATAtgttgttttgctgtctttagtTAATTTGATATGCGAGCAGCTACGAGCTTTTCTTGTGTGACTTTCTAACCCTTAGATGTATTTGACATACTAATGGCACTATGCATTAAATGATTGTGTTAGCTTTGTGTGGCATGTTCATATTTTAGTCAGTTTTTTCTGCCCTTTAGACTGGAGCAACAGCCATAGAGTGCTCACTTTGCATGAGGGATGCGAGGCCaccataccaaagactttgaaagtgttCTGTTGCGCACACACAGACCACTACTAGCCTACTGTTGTAGAGCTTGAAAAATTGTGTGGCCCGtgggctatagaaacggagatgggcatcGTCCTAAACACCGAAAGGCGCGGATACGATCTTAAcattttgatttaatttttCTGACTTGTTTATATACCCAGGCGTACATGCGATGTGTGGCCAAAGCTCGCCACTGCCATACTGATGAGATGACTGCAGTGAAGCGCCTGGTGGTGGGACTGTCCATGGTGGCTACACACCCCTACTGTCCTGACATAGACTATTCCACGGTTCTCCAGTACACCGGAGGTCAGGACAATAATCCAGCCTCTACTGTTGTGTTTAATTAACTTCTCCCCTTGGTCAAGAAAGTTCTGTTTCGGGGCCTGGGAGGGCACTCATAGAACAGGATGGGTAATCCTCTGGGTCCAAGGTGAGGTGGGGTCGGCGCAGTTGAAACCACGCTTTAATCAATATGGCTCTTAGATTGTTAGCTCTTATACCACAGGGCGAAGAAAATCCCCTCGGAAccttattaccttcaccaagaagttTGTGGGTGGCCGGGCGACATTGCTCATTTGTGAACAACATCACTTGAGAATATGTGGATGGAtttttggtatacatgtatgtgagtagGTGTAAGTAAAACTATTGTGCGCCCCCTAGCAGTTTTCTAAGGCATTGCAGCAGcattttctgttttttgtatctcatgatctagacatgctatggtcatggtttGTGGGTGGCAGATGGCTGGCCTCTATTACTTTGTTTTTTAAACTGCAGCGGCATTTTTGTTGGAGACTTTGGAAGAAGATAACTTGAGAAGGTCTTAATGACCAGTCAAGTTAAGAATAAGATatggtgaaagaaaaaaaaacaccctgtGAAATCTGAGTCAACTGCCGTAAGTTGCTACTACCATGGCTGTTTGAAGGAAGCCTGGCAAATGTCATTTATGCCTTAAATATATAGATCTTGTTGTGAATCATTgatttgtacctttcttttttaGCAATCTCGCTCCAGTGTACCAGCCTGGACGTTGAGATGTGCCTGATACATGAGCTGACCAGTACCGGTGCCGGCTGGGACCACTGTTCCACCCGCCCCCTGTCCTTCAAGTGCTACATGGACCGGTGTCTGGTGGGCGACCCAACCCCCTCCCAACTCACTGCCGCCAGCATGATGGCCAAGGTCATGGGGGACACCTTCAAGGAAGACACCTGTCACCAGGAGGAGGAATCTCCCGAGTATGACTTGTCTACTTTGTACGAGGGCTAGAAAAAACACTAAGGCGTTTATGACACAAAATACACCATTTTCTGACTATATTCAACTATTACTGTGTATCATTTGATTAACATGATTTTTCTTCTTAAATTATTCAATGAACATACGCTTTTGCGCTGAATGTACACTTCTGTTATTGAACGTCATGCTATTAAAAAATGTTCTTAAAGCTTCAGATTTTTGCTACCTCATCTACTCTATAAGTTGATTATTATGGTATCACGGTAAACATGGCAGCAAATTCAGACACTGACACAGTGGTTCACAAAAAAGGCATACTTTTGAAAAGcagaaaatgttgtactttGGTGTCATAAGCACTTTAAACTTAAGCTTTATGTCTGCTTGGGCATCAACCCTCAATTTGCCCATTCACTAAATGCACTGTATCTTAATCAGAAAGAATAATTAATATTGTAGTGTCTTGTTAGACAGTTTAAGGAATGTGAATATATCTTATCACTAGAAAAAATTACATCTCGGTGAACTTCAAAGACGTACCTTTGGGCAGGGAAAATTAGTGTAAGACTTTCCTTGGAGAGAATATGTAGTTTCCATGGAGGAAAAAATGGCTCTGTCCCTGATGCTTTGCAAAA encodes the following:
- the LOC136446000 gene encoding uncharacterized protein, giving the protein MSSTRAAVIILMMSLATSSAAEASNEDSGEGPHIGLRVHRFGSCAEAVFRRCSALLEAMYRLPAFELRGLAGMRRFCDTEQAYMRCVAKARHCHTDEMTAVKRLVVGLSMVATHPYCPDIDYSTVLQYTGAISLQCTSLDVEMCLIHELTSTGAGWDHCSTRPLSFKCYMDRCLVGDPTPSQLTAASMMAKVMGDTFKEDTCHQEEESPEYDLSTLYEG